From a single Cupriavidus taiwanensis LMG 19424 genomic region:
- a CDS encoding malonate--CoA ligase yields the protein MNANLFALFASRFPADRTACCIETHDGLYYSWDDLDRATAKLANLLASLHLPEGARVAVQVEKSPEALFLYLATLRAGYVYLPLNTAYQEAEIDYFVGNAEPSVVICSSKNFGWVSKVAFRHGVNHVFTLDDDRSGSLLARAAGKADSFETVARADDDLAAILYTSGTTGRSKGAMLTHRNLASNAQTLHEFWGWRSDDVLLHMLPIFHVHGLFVASHGALLAGAKMIWAPKLDMAQVLKFLPRCTVMMGVPTYYVRMLQEPRFDDDTCRRMRLFVSGSAPLLLETFDAFRERTGHTILERYGMSETVMLVSNPYDPALGERIGGTVGMPLPGVSVRVVDGEGKRCAPGEIGNVEVRGPNVFKGYWRMPEKTREEFTDDGWFKTGDVGRFGGAIVSQAGERAVPDHYLTIVGRSKDLIISGGYNVYPKEIESFIDEMPGVAESAVIGVPHADFGEAVVAVVVRKPGADIDEGALIGTLKGRIANFKVPKRVHVVDELPRNTMGKVQKNVLREKFAGL from the coding sequence ATGAACGCCAACCTGTTCGCCCTGTTCGCATCCCGCTTCCCCGCTGACCGTACCGCCTGCTGCATCGAGACGCACGACGGCCTGTACTACAGCTGGGACGACCTTGACCGCGCCACCGCCAAGCTGGCCAACCTGCTGGCCTCGCTGCACCTGCCCGAAGGCGCGCGCGTGGCGGTGCAGGTGGAAAAATCGCCCGAAGCGCTGTTCCTGTACCTGGCCACGCTGCGCGCCGGCTACGTCTACCTGCCGCTGAACACCGCCTACCAGGAGGCCGAGATCGATTACTTCGTCGGCAACGCCGAGCCGTCGGTGGTGATCTGCAGCAGCAAGAACTTCGGCTGGGTATCCAAGGTGGCGTTCCGCCACGGCGTGAACCATGTCTTTACGCTCGATGACGACCGCAGCGGCTCGCTGCTGGCTCGCGCGGCGGGCAAGGCCGATAGCTTCGAGACGGTGGCACGCGCCGACGATGACCTCGCCGCCATCCTCTATACCTCCGGCACCACCGGCCGCAGCAAGGGCGCGATGCTGACCCACCGCAACCTGGCCTCCAATGCGCAGACGCTGCACGAATTCTGGGGCTGGCGCAGCGACGACGTGCTGCTGCACATGCTGCCGATCTTCCATGTGCACGGCCTGTTCGTCGCCTCGCATGGCGCGCTGCTGGCCGGCGCCAAGATGATCTGGGCGCCGAAGCTGGACATGGCGCAAGTGCTGAAATTCCTGCCGCGCTGCACGGTGATGATGGGCGTGCCGACCTACTACGTGCGCATGCTGCAGGAGCCGCGCTTCGACGACGACACCTGCCGCCGCATGCGCCTGTTCGTGTCGGGCTCGGCGCCGCTGCTGCTGGAGACCTTCGACGCTTTCCGCGAGCGCACCGGCCATACCATCCTGGAACGCTACGGCATGAGCGAGACCGTGATGCTGGTGTCCAACCCGTATGACCCGGCGCTGGGCGAACGCATCGGCGGCACCGTGGGCATGCCGCTGCCGGGCGTGTCGGTGCGCGTGGTCGACGGCGAAGGCAAGCGCTGCGCGCCGGGCGAGATCGGCAATGTCGAAGTGCGGGGCCCGAACGTCTTCAAGGGCTACTGGCGCATGCCGGAAAAGACCCGCGAAGAGTTCACCGACGATGGCTGGTTCAAGACCGGCGACGTCGGCCGCTTCGGCGGCGCCATCGTCAGCCAGGCCGGCGAGCGCGCCGTGCCGGACCACTACCTGACCATCGTCGGGCGCAGCAAGGACCTGATCATCTCGGGCGGCTACAACGTCTACCCGAAGGAAATCGAGAGCTTTATCGACGAGATGCCGGGCGTGGCCGAGAGCGCCGTGATCGGCGTGCCGCACGCCGATTTCGGCGAGGCGGTGGTGGCGGTGGTGGTGCGCAAGCCCGGTGCGGACATCGACGAAGGCGCGCTGATCGGCACGCTCAAGGGCCGCATCGCCAATTTCAAGGTGCCCAAGCGCGTGCACGTGGTCGACGAGCTGCCGCGCAATACCATGGGCAAGGTGCAGAAGAACGTGCTGCGGGAGAAGTTTGCGGGGCTGTGA
- a CDS encoding enoyl-CoA hydratase/isomerase family protein, with protein sequence MSGTVRFAVQGTTATVTLAHAGKLNAISAQMWRELAAGFARLSADTSLRCVVVRGADGNFAAGADIAEFPAERGDEAAVRHYHMATIAPALAAVAQCTHPTVAMIEGVCVGGGLEIACHCDLRIAASDSRFGVPINRLGFPMAPGELQGLLALAGRAATLEILLEGRVFDAAEARDKGLLTRVVEPAALAAEVDATVRRIAAGAPAAARINKATIRRLAPSPAPLSAAELDAHFAYAEGADHAEGVAAFLARRPPQFHGN encoded by the coding sequence ATGAGCGGCACCGTGCGTTTTGCCGTGCAGGGCACCACCGCGACCGTGACGCTGGCGCACGCGGGCAAGCTCAACGCCATTTCCGCGCAGATGTGGCGCGAGCTGGCGGCCGGCTTTGCGCGGCTGTCGGCCGATACCTCGCTGCGCTGCGTGGTGGTGCGCGGCGCCGACGGCAACTTTGCCGCCGGCGCCGATATCGCCGAGTTTCCCGCCGAACGCGGCGACGAGGCCGCGGTGCGCCACTACCACATGGCCACGATCGCACCCGCGCTGGCGGCGGTGGCGCAATGCACGCATCCCACCGTGGCGATGATCGAAGGGGTGTGCGTGGGCGGCGGGCTGGAAATCGCCTGCCATTGCGACCTGCGAATCGCCGCCTCGGACAGCCGCTTCGGCGTGCCGATCAACCGGCTGGGCTTCCCGATGGCGCCCGGCGAGCTGCAAGGGCTGCTGGCGCTGGCGGGCCGCGCCGCGACGCTGGAGATCCTGCTCGAGGGCCGCGTCTTCGATGCCGCCGAGGCGCGTGACAAGGGCCTGCTGACCCGCGTGGTCGAGCCCGCCGCGCTGGCCGCCGAGGTCGACGCCACGGTGCGCCGCATCGCTGCCGGAGCGCCCGCCGCAGCGCGCATCAACAAGGCCACCATCCGCCGGCTGGCGCCATCCCCGGCGCCGCTGTCGGCGGCCGAGCTGGACGCGCATTTCGCCTATGCCGAAGGCGCGGACCACGCGGAAGGCGTCGCCGCGTTCCTAGCGCGCCGGCCACCGCAGTTCCACGGGAACTAG
- a CDS encoding Bug family tripartite tricarboxylate transporter substrate binding protein — protein MNRRQFSLAACARAVGLALGVAGVGAGAMLAAPAAHADTWPSKPVTVIVPFPAGGGTDAFARPLTAQLSKQLGKQFVIDNRGGAGGTVGASLASKAAPDGYTVFIGGAHHAIAPSFYKKLDYDIEKDFIPVTVIAQPPQVVVVNPSRVKANTLQELIAYARANPGKLNYGSAGNGSSHHLAGELFKIQTKTFITHIPYKGAGPALSDLIAGQVDLMFDGLGSSAQHIRAGRIKALAVASSKRSPAFPNVPTAAEAGVPNYEVSTWYAMWVPKGTPKDIVDRLYAETEKALNTPELKQVWLNNGSETPAFTPEQFGQFQHAEIRRWAQVVQQSGAKMD, from the coding sequence ATGAATCGTCGTCAGTTCAGCCTGGCCGCCTGCGCGCGCGCCGTCGGCTTGGCCCTGGGCGTTGCCGGCGTCGGTGCCGGCGCCATGCTCGCCGCCCCGGCCGCGCATGCCGATACCTGGCCGTCCAAGCCGGTTACCGTAATCGTGCCGTTCCCCGCAGGCGGCGGCACCGATGCCTTCGCGCGCCCGCTGACAGCGCAGCTGTCCAAGCAGCTCGGCAAGCAGTTCGTGATCGACAACCGCGGCGGCGCCGGCGGCACGGTCGGCGCCAGCCTCGCGTCCAAGGCCGCGCCGGACGGCTACACCGTGTTTATCGGCGGCGCCCACCACGCCATCGCGCCGTCGTTCTACAAGAAGCTGGACTACGACATCGAGAAGGACTTCATTCCCGTCACGGTGATCGCGCAGCCGCCGCAGGTGGTGGTGGTCAATCCCAGCCGCGTCAAGGCCAACACGCTGCAGGAGCTGATTGCCTACGCCCGCGCCAACCCCGGCAAGCTCAACTACGGCTCGGCCGGCAACGGCTCGTCGCACCACCTGGCGGGCGAGCTGTTCAAGATCCAGACCAAGACCTTCATCACCCATATCCCGTACAAGGGCGCGGGCCCGGCACTGTCGGACCTGATCGCGGGCCAGGTCGACCTGATGTTCGACGGGCTGGGCTCGTCGGCGCAGCATATCCGAGCGGGCCGCATCAAGGCGCTGGCGGTGGCGTCGAGCAAGCGCTCGCCGGCCTTCCCCAATGTGCCGACCGCGGCCGAGGCCGGCGTGCCCAACTACGAGGTGTCGACGTGGTATGCGATGTGGGTGCCCAAGGGCACGCCCAAGGACATTGTCGACCGCCTCTATGCCGAAACCGAGAAGGCGCTGAACACGCCGGAGCTGAAGCAGGTCTGGCTGAACAACGGCTCGGAAACGCCGGCGTTCACGCCGGAGCAGTTCGGCCAGTTCCAGCACGCCGAGATTCGCCGCTGGGCCCAGGTGGTGCAGCAGTCCGGCGCCAAGATGGACTGA
- a CDS encoding malonyl-CoA decarboxylase domain-containing protein yields MNSFDTGDQKISAPLGESEPSGSNILSRLGRWWGRKGEADARANGDARAATPADGETPLPARVVRRQREQLRLCFDARLTDGAANAAAQAWQAEYEAAGEATRRGMLAVLAEVASSGSEEAAADGDKSARASRAQASQSNLGQALSNARIRFFKRLAALHGQRGNSACGLHFLIQLRADMLRWQRRMPGLRPLDEDLEALFSNWFDVGLLELQPITWDSPASLLEKLIRYEAVHEIASWTDLRNRLDSDRRCYAFFHPRIPREPLIFVEVAFAPEMAADVHTLLDEAAPLEDLRRVKWAIFYSISNTQAGLRGVSFGNFLLKRVIEEVQREFPKVKQFATLSPIPGFADWLRKQDGETVARVLGDKRLARWNERHGSAPADGAAWLEALAPDAADAVVRDTALTLAAHFLVRERNQAMPADPVARFHLGNGACVERLNWGADLSRKGRSQSCGMMVNYLYVPEALDDNLARLGAGNPRISRSVGKLL; encoded by the coding sequence ATGAACTCCTTCGATACGGGTGACCAGAAGATCAGCGCGCCACTGGGCGAGAGCGAGCCGTCGGGCTCCAATATCCTGTCGCGGCTGGGCCGCTGGTGGGGGCGCAAGGGTGAGGCCGACGCCAGGGCCAATGGCGATGCCAGGGCCGCCACGCCTGCCGATGGCGAGACGCCGCTGCCGGCGCGCGTGGTGCGCCGCCAGCGCGAACAGCTGCGCCTGTGCTTCGATGCGCGCCTGACCGACGGCGCCGCCAACGCCGCCGCGCAGGCCTGGCAGGCCGAATACGAGGCCGCCGGCGAGGCCACGCGGCGCGGCATGCTGGCCGTGCTGGCCGAGGTGGCGAGCAGCGGCAGCGAAGAGGCCGCTGCCGACGGCGACAAGTCCGCGCGCGCGAGCCGTGCGCAGGCCAGCCAATCGAACCTGGGCCAGGCGCTGTCCAACGCGCGCATCCGCTTCTTCAAGCGGCTGGCCGCACTGCATGGCCAGCGCGGCAACAGCGCCTGCGGCCTGCACTTCCTGATCCAGCTGCGCGCCGACATGCTGCGCTGGCAGCGCCGCATGCCAGGGCTGCGCCCGCTCGACGAAGACCTGGAGGCCTTGTTCTCCAACTGGTTCGACGTCGGCCTGCTCGAGCTTCAGCCGATTACCTGGGACTCGCCCGCGTCGTTGCTGGAAAAGCTGATTCGCTACGAAGCGGTGCACGAGATTGCCTCGTGGACCGACCTGCGCAACCGGCTCGATTCCGACCGCCGCTGCTACGCCTTCTTCCACCCGCGCATTCCGCGCGAGCCGCTGATCTTCGTCGAGGTAGCCTTTGCCCCCGAGATGGCAGCCGACGTCCATACCCTGCTGGACGAAGCCGCGCCGCTGGAAGACCTGCGCCGCGTCAAGTGGGCGATCTTCTATTCGATCAGCAATACGCAGGCGGGGCTGCGCGGCGTCAGCTTCGGCAACTTCCTGCTCAAGCGCGTGATCGAGGAAGTGCAGCGCGAATTCCCGAAAGTGAAGCAGTTCGCCACCCTGTCGCCGATTCCCGGCTTTGCCGACTGGCTGCGCAAGCAGGACGGCGAGACCGTGGCGCGCGTGCTGGGCGACAAGCGGCTGGCGCGCTGGAACGAGCGGCACGGCAGCGCACCAGCCGACGGCGCGGCCTGGCTGGAGGCGCTGGCGCCGGATGCCGCCGATGCCGTGGTGCGCGACACCGCGCTGACCCTGGCCGCGCACTTCCTGGTGCGCGAACGCAACCAGGCTATGCCGGCCGACCCGGTGGCGCGCTTCCACCTTGGCAACGGTGCCTGCGTGGAGCGGCTCAACTGGGGCGCCGACCTGTCGCGCAAGGGCCGCAGCCAGAGCTGCGGCATGATGGTCAATTACCTTTACGTGCCCGAGGCGCTGGATGACAATCTGGCACGCCTGGGCGCAGGCAACCCGCGCATCAGCCGCAGCGTCGGGAAGCTGCTGTGA
- a CDS encoding GntR family transcriptional regulator yields the protein MRIVQKALYLEVADRLRAMIDAHTLVPGAWIDETAMAETLGISRTPLREALKVLAAEGLVRLEPRRGCFVNELSEQDLDEIFPLMALLEGRCAYEAARNATRADLDALDGLHADLARYAQAGDIDAYYETNAQIHEAIQRLAGNRWLTGLISDLRKVLRLSRHKSLKLPGRIQESCTEHLSVFAALKARDPEGAEAMMKTHLLRQRAALQALDAGSAAAPPALAVRSPPALRVASGEE from the coding sequence ATGCGCATCGTCCAAAAGGCGCTGTACCTGGAAGTGGCAGACCGGCTGCGCGCGATGATCGACGCGCATACGCTGGTGCCGGGCGCATGGATCGATGAGACCGCGATGGCCGAAACGCTGGGCATTTCGCGCACGCCGTTGCGCGAGGCGCTCAAGGTGCTTGCCGCCGAAGGCCTGGTGCGGCTGGAGCCGCGCCGCGGCTGCTTCGTCAATGAACTGTCCGAGCAGGACCTGGACGAAATCTTTCCGCTGATGGCGTTGCTGGAAGGACGTTGCGCGTATGAAGCAGCCCGCAACGCCACGCGCGCCGATCTCGACGCGCTCGACGGCTTGCACGCCGACCTGGCCCGTTATGCGCAGGCCGGCGATATCGATGCCTACTACGAGACCAACGCCCAGATCCACGAAGCGATCCAGCGGCTGGCGGGCAATCGCTGGCTGACCGGGCTGATCAGCGACCTGCGCAAGGTGCTGCGGTTGTCGCGCCACAAGAGCCTGAAGCTGCCGGGGCGGATCCAGGAGTCCTGCACCGAGCACCTGAGCGTGTTCGCCGCGCTCAAGGCCCGCGATCCCGAGGGCGCCGAAGCCATGATGAAGACCCACTTGCTGCGCCAGCGCGCGGCGCTGCAGGCCCTCGATGCCGGCAGCGCCGCGGCGCCGCCGGCGCTGGCCGTGCGCTCCCCGCCGGCCTTGCGCGTGGCGAGCGGCGAAGAGTAG
- a CDS encoding YjgN family protein, producing MQAGSSDFTLAPTPAASASPTAPHPAALRPLALSFTGSGSEYFRIWIVNALLTLVTLGIYSAWAKVRTLQYFYRNTRLDGASFDYHGKPSAILRGRAIVFALVLAFQFASTFSPFLALAMLLVLLAVFPLLLVRSLRFRMANSGYRGLRFAFTGGDAEAYRVFVLWPLAAVATLGLLGPVAHQRFKRYQHNHTRFGTAPFGFHATAGHFYQAYLRAFGVVLAATLVMAVTGFLMAPGIGNFGAAALLGFGIAGFYLGMLSVSPYLMARLQNVVWSHTTLAPHAFRSEVSAARMVFIFVTNLIAIALTLGLFVPFARVRATRYRLQCVTMLAAGSLDSFVAGEVQQVGALGDAAVDWYDIDIAL from the coding sequence ATGCAAGCTGGCAGCAGCGATTTCACTCTGGCCCCCACCCCGGCAGCCTCGGCATCACCCACCGCCCCACACCCTGCCGCGCTGCGACCGCTCGCCCTGAGCTTTACCGGTTCGGGCTCGGAGTATTTCCGGATCTGGATCGTCAATGCGCTGCTGACCCTCGTTACCCTTGGGATCTATTCGGCCTGGGCCAAGGTGCGCACGCTGCAGTACTTCTATCGCAATACGCGGCTGGACGGCGCCAGCTTCGACTACCACGGCAAGCCGTCGGCGATCCTGAGAGGCCGGGCCATCGTGTTCGCGCTGGTGCTCGCCTTCCAGTTTGCCTCGACCTTCTCGCCGTTCCTGGCACTGGCGATGCTGCTGGTGCTGCTGGCGGTGTTCCCCCTGCTGCTGGTGCGTTCGCTGCGGTTCCGCATGGCCAACTCGGGCTACCGCGGGCTGCGCTTCGCCTTCACCGGCGGCGATGCCGAGGCCTACCGCGTGTTCGTGCTGTGGCCGCTGGCCGCGGTGGCGACGCTGGGCTTGCTGGGGCCGGTGGCGCACCAGCGCTTCAAGCGCTACCAGCATAACCACACGCGCTTCGGCACCGCACCGTTCGGCTTCCATGCCACGGCGGGGCATTTCTACCAGGCCTACCTGCGCGCCTTCGGCGTGGTGCTGGCGGCCACGCTGGTGATGGCCGTGACCGGCTTCCTGATGGCGCCGGGCATCGGCAATTTCGGCGCGGCGGCGCTGCTCGGCTTCGGCATCGCCGGCTTCTACCTGGGCATGCTGTCGGTCAGCCCCTACCTGATGGCGCGACTGCAGAACGTGGTGTGGAGCCACACCACGCTGGCGCCGCACGCGTTCCGCAGCGAGGTGAGCGCCGCGCGCATGGTCTTCATCTTCGTCACCAACCTGATTGCCATCGCGCTGACGCTGGGCCTGTTCGTGCCGTTCGCGCGCGTGCGTGCAACACGCTACCGCCTGCAGTGCGTGACCATGCTGGCGGCCGGCTCGCTCGACAGCTTCGTCGCCGGCGAAGTCCAGCAAGTGGGCGCACTGGGGGATGCGGCAGTAGACTGGTACGACATCGACATCGCGCTCTGA
- a CDS encoding M48 family metallopeptidase, producing MVPVTFFDGRSSRAHPATLAVEAQQAVLRDADGTELRRAPLSQLRVSERVRRAPRLVTFADGAFCEVADHAAFDRLLAATGHRDSLVARAQNSWRLAGMAVAGLVAVLVLGYYVLLPWGAGMMARAVPAELEARLGELTLASLDNGVVGPTQLPAAEQARIRAGFAALRRPRDAAHDYQILFRQGGEIGANALALPGGTIIVTDELVGVAGTGAGLMGVLAHEAGHVARRHGLQQVIQGSALAALSAYLFGDISSVLAGVPAAMLTLRYSRDHEREADAYAIDVMQRNGLPPAALADVLVALEQREGKPGEAQASRGEDFLSTHPHTQARIDTLRRAGR from the coding sequence ATGGTTCCGGTCACCTTCTTCGACGGCCGCTCGTCGCGCGCGCATCCGGCCACGCTCGCCGTGGAGGCGCAGCAGGCCGTGCTGCGCGACGCCGACGGCACCGAACTGCGGCGCGCGCCGCTGTCGCAGCTGCGCGTGTCGGAACGCGTGCGGCGCGCGCCCCGGCTGGTCACCTTTGCCGACGGCGCCTTCTGCGAAGTCGCCGACCATGCCGCTTTCGACCGCCTGCTGGCCGCCACCGGCCACCGAGACAGCCTGGTGGCGCGCGCGCAGAACAGCTGGCGCCTGGCAGGCATGGCCGTGGCGGGCCTGGTGGCGGTACTGGTGCTGGGCTACTACGTCTTGCTGCCGTGGGGCGCGGGCATGATGGCACGCGCGGTGCCGGCCGAACTGGAGGCGCGGCTGGGTGAACTGACGCTGGCCAGCCTGGACAACGGCGTGGTCGGGCCGACGCAATTGCCGGCCGCCGAGCAGGCCCGCATCCGCGCCGGCTTCGCGGCGTTGCGGCGCCCGCGCGACGCGGCGCACGACTACCAGATCCTGTTCCGCCAGGGCGGCGAGATCGGCGCCAATGCGCTGGCCTTGCCGGGCGGCACCATCATCGTCACCGACGAGCTGGTCGGCGTGGCGGGCACCGGCGCCGGCCTGATGGGCGTGCTCGCCCACGAAGCGGGCCACGTGGCACGCCGCCACGGGCTGCAGCAGGTGATCCAGGGATCGGCACTGGCGGCACTGTCCGCCTACCTGTTCGGCGATATCTCGTCAGTGCTGGCGGGCGTACCCGCCGCCATGCTGACGTTGCGCTATTCGCGCGACCACGAACGCGAGGCCGACGCCTATGCCATCGACGTCATGCAGCGCAACGGCCTGCCGCCGGCGGCGCTGGCCGACGTGCTGGTCGCGCTGGAGCAGCGCGAGGGCAAGCCCGGCGAAGCGCAGGCCAGTCGTGGCGAAGACTTCCTGTCGACGCACCCGCATACCCAGGCGCGCATCGACACGTTGCGCCGCGCCGGCCGCTAG
- the lgt gene encoding prolipoprotein diacylglyceryl transferase, with amino-acid sequence MLIHPQFDPVAIHLGPLAIRWYGLMYLAGFIMFLWFGRLRIRQPHVAARGWTTRDLDDMLFFGVLGVILGGRLGYVLFYKPSYYLSHPMEIFKVWEGGMAFHGGFLGVVVAMWLFGRLRRRHWMEVTDFIAPMIPCGLAAGRIGNFINGELWGRATDLPWGMIFPQAGDNIPRHPSQLYQFAGEGVALFVILWLFARKPRPMGAVSGVFLIGYGAFRFAAEFAREPDNFLGLLALKLSMGQWLSLPMILAGIAMVIWAYRRQPGAGAPQPAA; translated from the coding sequence ATGCTGATTCATCCCCAGTTCGACCCGGTTGCCATCCACCTGGGCCCGCTTGCGATCCGCTGGTACGGGCTGATGTACCTGGCCGGGTTCATCATGTTCCTGTGGTTCGGCCGCCTGCGCATCCGCCAGCCGCATGTCGCCGCCAGGGGCTGGACCACGCGCGACCTGGACGACATGCTGTTCTTCGGCGTGCTGGGCGTGATCCTGGGCGGGCGGCTGGGCTATGTGCTGTTCTACAAGCCGTCGTACTACCTGTCGCATCCGATGGAGATCTTCAAGGTGTGGGAGGGCGGCATGGCCTTCCATGGCGGCTTCCTCGGCGTGGTGGTGGCGATGTGGCTGTTCGGCAGGCTGCGCCGGCGCCACTGGATGGAAGTGACCGACTTCATCGCGCCGATGATCCCCTGCGGACTGGCCGCCGGGCGCATCGGCAACTTCATCAACGGCGAGCTGTGGGGACGTGCCACCGACCTGCCGTGGGGCATGATCTTCCCGCAGGCCGGCGACAATATCCCGCGCCATCCGTCGCAGCTCTACCAGTTTGCCGGCGAGGGCGTGGCGCTGTTCGTCATCCTGTGGCTGTTCGCGCGCAAGCCGCGGCCGATGGGCGCGGTGTCGGGTGTCTTCCTGATCGGCTACGGCGCGTTCCGCTTCGCCGCGGAATTCGCGCGCGAGCCCGATAATTTCCTGGGCCTGCTGGCGCTGAAACTGTCGATGGGCCAGTGGCTGAGCCTGCCGATGATCCTGGCGGGCATTGCCATGGTGATCTGGGCCTACCGCCGCCAGCCCGGCGCCGGGGCGCCGCAGCCGGCGGCCTGA
- the ilvD gene encoding dihydroxy-acid dehydratase — MAFNKRSRHITQGVARSPNRSMYYALGYQKEDFDKPMVGIANGHSTITPCNAGLQRLADSAIDAIRAAGANPQVFGTPTISDGMSMGTEGMKYSLISREVIADCIETAAQGQWMDGVVVIGGCDKNMPGGMIALARTNVPGIYVYGGTIKPGHWKGKDLTIVSSFEAVGEFTAGRMSEEDFEGVERNACPSTGSCGGMYTANTMSSSFEALGMSLLYSSTMANPDQEKVDSAAESARVLVEAVKRDLKPRDIITRRSIENAVALIMATGGSTNAVLHYLAIAHAAEVEWTIDDFERIRRKVPVLCNLKPSGQYVATDLHRAGGIPQVMKILLKAGLLHGDCITITGRTLAEELEHVPDAPRADQDVILPIERALYAEGHLAILKGNLAEEGAVAKITGLKNPVITGPARVFEDEQSAMDAILADRINPGDILVLRYLGPKGGPGMPEMLAPTSAIIGKGLGESVGFITDGRFSGGTWGMVVGHVAPEAYVGGTIALVREGDSITIDAHKLLLQLNVSEQELAKRRADWKAPAPRYTRGVLAKFARLASTASKGAVTD; from the coding sequence ATGGCATTCAACAAGCGCTCCCGGCACATCACGCAAGGCGTGGCGCGCTCCCCCAACCGCTCGATGTACTACGCGCTCGGCTACCAGAAGGAGGACTTCGACAAGCCGATGGTGGGCATCGCCAACGGCCATTCGACCATCACGCCGTGCAACGCCGGCCTGCAGCGCCTGGCCGACTCGGCCATCGACGCGATCCGCGCCGCCGGCGCGAACCCGCAAGTGTTCGGCACCCCGACCATCTCCGACGGCATGTCGATGGGCACCGAGGGCATGAAGTACTCGCTGATCTCGCGCGAGGTCATCGCCGACTGCATCGAGACCGCGGCCCAGGGCCAGTGGATGGACGGCGTGGTGGTGATCGGCGGCTGCGACAAGAACATGCCGGGCGGCATGATCGCGCTGGCGCGCACGAACGTGCCGGGCATCTATGTCTACGGCGGCACCATCAAGCCCGGCCACTGGAAGGGCAAGGACCTGACCATCGTGTCGTCGTTCGAGGCCGTGGGCGAGTTCACCGCGGGGCGCATGAGCGAGGAAGACTTCGAGGGGGTGGAGCGGAACGCCTGCCCGTCCACCGGCTCGTGCGGCGGCATGTACACCGCCAACACCATGAGCTCGTCGTTCGAGGCGCTGGGCATGTCGCTGCTGTACTCGTCGACCATGGCCAATCCGGACCAGGAGAAGGTCGACAGCGCCGCCGAATCGGCGCGCGTGCTGGTCGAGGCCGTCAAGCGCGACCTCAAGCCGCGCGACATCATCACGCGCCGTTCGATCGAGAACGCGGTGGCGCTGATCATGGCCACGGGCGGCTCCACCAACGCGGTACTGCATTACCTGGCGATCGCGCACGCCGCCGAAGTGGAATGGACCATCGACGACTTCGAGCGCATCCGCCGCAAGGTGCCGGTACTCTGCAACCTCAAGCCGTCGGGCCAGTACGTGGCGACCGACCTGCACCGCGCCGGCGGCATCCCGCAGGTGATGAAGATCCTGCTCAAGGCCGGCCTGCTGCACGGCGACTGCATCACCATCACCGGCCGCACCCTGGCAGAGGAACTCGAGCACGTGCCCGACGCCCCGCGCGCCGACCAGGACGTGATCCTGCCGATCGAGCGGGCGCTCTACGCCGAGGGCCACCTGGCCATCCTCAAGGGCAACCTCGCCGAGGAGGGCGCGGTCGCCAAGATCACCGGCCTGAAGAACCCGGTCATCACCGGCCCGGCACGCGTGTTCGAGGACGAGCAGAGCGCGATGGACGCGATCCTGGCGGACCGCATCAACCCCGGCGACATCCTGGTGCTGCGCTATCTCGGCCCCAAGGGCGGCCCCGGCATGCCGGAGATGCTGGCGCCGACCTCGGCCATCATCGGCAAGGGCCTGGGAGAGTCGGTGGGCTTTATCACCGACGGCCGCTTTTCGGGCGGCACCTGGGGCATGGTGGTCGGGCACGTCGCACCGGAGGCCTACGTCGGCGGCACCATTGCGCTGGTGCGGGAAGGGGATTCGATCACCATCGATGCGCACAAGCTGCTGCTGCAGCTAAATGTATCGGAGCAAGAGCTGGCAAAGCGCCGTGCCGACTGGAAAGCACCGGCGCCGCGCTATACGCGTGGGGTGCTGGCGAAGTTTGCGCGGCTGGCATCGACAGCGAGCAAGGGCGCGGTGACGGACTGA
- a CDS encoding DNA polymerase III subunit chi, which yields MTRIDFHSNVPDVLGYVCRLVRKAYGAGQKVVIHGAPAQLADLDARLWTFSALDFLPHCGLESPNAAVTPILLAATTEGVPHHQLLINLAEEAPAQFASFERLIEVVGAGDAAREAGRQRYRFYRERGYPLTHHDIGQPKGDAA from the coding sequence ATGACGCGAATCGACTTCCACAGCAACGTGCCGGACGTGCTCGGCTATGTCTGCCGGCTGGTCCGCAAGGCCTACGGCGCCGGGCAGAAGGTGGTGATCCACGGTGCGCCGGCGCAGCTGGCGGACCTGGACGCGCGCCTGTGGACCTTTTCCGCGCTGGACTTCCTGCCGCATTGCGGCCTGGAAAGCCCCAACGCGGCGGTCACGCCGATCCTGCTGGCCGCCACCACCGAGGGCGTGCCGCACCACCAGCTGCTGATCAACCTGGCTGAAGAAGCCCCGGCGCAGTTTGCCAGCTTCGAGCGGCTGATCGAGGTGGTGGGCGCCGGCGATGCCGCGCGCGAGGCCGGCCGGCAGCGCTACCGGTTCTACCGCGAACGCGGCTATCCGCTGACGCACCACGACATCGGCCAGCCCAAGGGAGACGCCGCATGA